A single window of Sneathiella limimaris DNA harbors:
- a CDS encoding alpha/beta fold hydrolase — MSPTHHFVPVKDLKFSYFEWGDPNGQVILLAHATGMHARVWDETIKHIPKSFRIIAIESRGHGRTEFNGNIQHWSEFGDDLKEFILKLDLNNIIGVGHSVGGHMMMQAALGLQERFERLVLLDPVIFKPSRYELKSDFELGRPEDNPMSRRRNQFDSWQDMVARYKDRSPYSYWEAQVMEDYCHYGLKPAPDGDGYQLCCNPVTEASVYMAHHTYNLTDQLPTLQVPLTVVRAKSYDYERTQKVDFLCSSAWPELASKVQNGRDAYHPELTHFIPMQNSQLSADYILGKA; from the coding sequence ATGAGCCCTACACATCATTTTGTCCCTGTAAAAGACCTTAAATTCTCCTACTTCGAATGGGGAGATCCAAATGGCCAAGTCATTCTTTTGGCTCACGCGACGGGAATGCATGCGCGCGTTTGGGATGAGACAATCAAGCATATACCCAAAAGTTTCCGCATAATTGCCATCGAAAGCCGCGGTCATGGTAGAACGGAATTCAATGGCAATATTCAACATTGGTCAGAATTTGGAGATGACTTAAAAGAGTTTATCTTAAAGCTTGATCTAAATAATATAATTGGCGTTGGACATTCAGTTGGCGGACATATGATGATGCAGGCCGCTCTTGGTCTTCAAGAACGGTTTGAACGGCTTGTCCTTCTGGATCCGGTTATTTTCAAACCCAGTCGATATGAGCTAAAATCAGATTTTGAACTTGGTCGTCCTGAAGACAATCCCATGTCTCGCCGCCGCAACCAGTTCGACAGCTGGCAAGATATGGTTGCGAGATACAAAGACCGAAGCCCCTACTCTTATTGGGAAGCTCAGGTGATGGAGGACTACTGTCATTATGGCCTGAAGCCTGCGCCTGATGGCGACGGTTATCAACTTTGCTGCAATCCTGTCACAGAAGCCTCCGTTTATATGGCCCACCATACCTACAACCTTACTGATCAGCTCCCTACTCTTCAGGTTCCTCTCACAGTCGTCAGAGCGAAATCCTACGATTATGAGAGAACTCAAAAGGTTGATTTTCTTTGCTCATCTGCTTGGCCGGAATTGGCAAGTAAGGTGCAAAACGGTCGGGATGCTTACCATCCCGAACTCACTCATTTCATCCCAATGCAGAACTCTCAATTGTCTGCTGATTATATCTTGGGAAAAGCCTGA